The Desulfosoma sp. genomic interval GAAAAGATACATCAGGTGGCGGTGTCCGTCGGCGTAGGCTGGGTGGAAGCCCAAGAAATAGACCGAATCAACATTCTGCAGGCCTCTTTGACGGCCATGGTTCGAGCCATTCAACAACTGAAGGTTCCTCCCGACCTGGTGCTCATCGACGGTCCCTACAGTCTACCTCTCTCCATCCCGCAACGCAGTGTGGTTAAAGGAGACGTGCGAAGCCTCTCCATTGCAGCGGCTTCCATTGTGGCCAAAGTCCACCGCGACCACCTCATGCGTACCTACCATGAGCTCTACCCCCTTTATGGATTTGCCCGCCACAAAGGTTATCCCACTCAGGAACATCTCCAGGCGCTGCGGCGTTTCGGCCCTTGTCCTATTCATCGGCGATCATTTCACGGGGTCTGTTCCGTAAAGGATACGGCCTATGATGCAACATCGGGTGCAAACCGGCCGTGACAGTGAAACCCTGGCCTTGGAATACCTTCAAGATCAAGGCTTGAAAATACTTGAAAGAAACATGCGCTGTCCCTTGGGCGAAGTGGATCTGGTAGCTCTGGATGGAAAAACGTATGTGTTTGTAGAAATTCGATCCCTCCGAAGCACCCGATGGGGGTCGGCGGAAGAATCCATCAGTCGAACCAAGAAGCTGCGTGTGGTGCGGGTCGCTCTCTGGTATCTAAAAAGCCGCGGCCTGGCAGGTGTGCCTGTGCGTTTTGATGTGGTGGCCGTCCAGTGGCGTGGTGAAGATCTGCGGATTCGTTGGATTCCCGGAGCGTTTGATGCCCAAGGGTTGGGGTGATTGCTGTGAGGGAGAAAAGGAAGGGGAAAGGGGATACAGCAGAAAGTCATGATGTCGGAACCCTCTACGTGGTGGCGACTCCCATCGGAAATTTGGCGGATATCACCTTAAGAGCCTTGGATGTTTTGCGTTCCGTAGCCTATGTTGTGGCGGAAGATACTCGGCATACACGAAAACTTTTAAGCGCCCACCAGATTCGGGTGCCGATGCTCAGTTGTCATGCCCACACGTCCCCTGAAGGACTGACTAAAATCGTCGATATTTTAAGAAAGGGAGTGAATGTGGCCTTGGTGACGGATGCCGGCACTCCCGGTATTTCGGATCCCGGGGTGGCTCTCATTCAAGAGGCCCTGAAAGGCGGCCACAAAGTGGTACCTGTTCCGGGCCCCAGCGCCGTCATTACAGCCCTTAGTGTTTCGGGGCTTTCACCGCAGCCTTTCGTCTTTCTGGGATTTCCACCGCCGAAAGGCGCGGCTCGCACCAGGTTCTTTCATCAGTATGCAACCCTTTCCATGACAAGGGTTCTTTATGAATCACCACGGCGATTGCTGCGCACGCTTCAAGACATCTTGAACCATTGGGGAAATCTTCGTGTTGCGGTTGCTCGAGAACTTACCAAGGTACACGAAGAAGTGTTTCGAGGAACCATCTCGGAAGCCATGCATTTTTACAGCGAGGGCACTCGAGGTGAATTGACCCTGGTGGTGGAAGGGGCGCCTAAAGAGGCCGCTTTCGAGTCTTTAGAAGCCGCCTCGTGGCAAGACATTCTCAAAAACTACTTGGACCAGGGGAATTCCGTAAAGGATGCCGTGGAAAAGGTTCTCAAAACTTACAAAATCAGGCGGCGGGAAGTGTATCGGGCGGCTCTGAATCTTGGTCTACACAAAAATGAGTGACCTAGCGCGGGAGGATTTCCATGACGGCGAAGCCTCAAGGGGCCATGCGATGTGTGTGCTTACACGGGCATTTCTATCAGCCGCCTCGGGAAAACCCATGGCTTGACGTTGTGCCGCGGGAACCCAGTGCTGATCCCGACCACGACTGGAACCAGCGTATCACCAACGAATGCTATCGACCCAACACGGCCGCCCGCATCGTGGACCACGAAAATCGTATTCTGGCTTTGCGCAACAATTATGAATGGTTGAGCTTTGACTTCGGCCCCACTTTGACTGCCTGGTTGGAAAAACATGTTCCCTGGGTCATCCATCGATTGGTGGAAGCCGATCGGCGAAGTGCTCAGCGCTTGGCCGGCCGGGGTAACGCGGTGGCTCAGGCTTATCACCACATCATTTTACCTTTGGCCAATCGCCGAGATAAGGAGACTCAAATCGCCTGGGGGATTGCCGAGTTTCGTTATCGATACGGCCGAAATCCAGACGGACTTTGGCTTCCGGAAACCGCCGTGGACCATGAAACCTTGGCTCTCCTGGCGGATGCCGGCATTCGCTTCACGGTTCTAGCTCCGCACCAAGCGGCCAGGTGGCGTTTTCTTGAGGGGGAATCCACGATCTGGCGGGATGTTCGAGATGGATCTATTCCCTATGGACGTGCGTATCGATGTCGGTGCCTTAACGGAAAGTGGATACATCTTTTCTTTTATAATGCCGAGATTGCGCGAGGTATCGCCTTTGAAAGGCTTTTGGAACACAGTTCCCGGCTTCTGGGAGCTTTTCAAGAAGGTTTTGCGGACCCTGAGGTGCGCGCCGACGAACCCTGGCTTGTCCATGCGGCCACAGACGGGGAATCCTACGGGCACCATTTCAAGTTTGGGGATATGGCTTTGGCTGCGGCCTTTCAGGCTGTGGAAAAGGATTCCACCATCGAAGTGGTGAACTATGCCGCCTTTTTGGACCGATTTCCCGTACGGGCCGAAGTCGAAATCGTGCCCGAGACGGCCTGGAGTTGCGCTCATGGCGTGGGACGATGGCGCACTGACTGCGGCTGTCACAGTGGAGCTCACCCGGAATGGCATCAGAAATGGCGCGAACCCCTTAGGGAGGCTTTGGACACGGTTCGAGACGCTTTAGGACTCCATTTTGAAAAGGAAGGGTCCAAAAGGCTCCGTGATCCCTGGGCTGCTCGTAACGACTATATTCACGTGCTTCTCAAAGGTGCCGAAGAAAAAGAGGCTTTTTTTCAAAGACATCAGCGCAAACCTTTAGGGCCCGAAGACAGGCGATGTGTTCTCGAGTTGATGGAAATGCAAAAGGAAACCATGGCCATGTACACATCGTGCGGATGGTTTTTTGACGATGTGAGTGGCTTGGAAACCCAGATCATTCTCGCTCACGCCTGTCGAGCCATGGAGCTGGCTCTCAAGACCGGC includes:
- a CDS encoding ribonuclease HII, producing the protein MQRTLFETLPVDGFCFDQAIRRRGFRLLAGVDEAGRGPLAGPVVAAAVILPEGMNLSGVTDSKKVSPTRREELVEKIHQVAVSVGVGWVEAQEIDRINILQASLTAMVRAIQQLKVPPDLVLIDGPYSLPLSIPQRSVVKGDVRSLSIAAASIVAKVHRDHLMRTYHELYPLYGFARHKGYPTQEHLQALRRFGPCPIHRRSFHGVCSVKDTAYDATSGANRP
- a CDS encoding YraN family protein, with product MMQHRVQTGRDSETLALEYLQDQGLKILERNMRCPLGEVDLVALDGKTYVFVEIRSLRSTRWGSAEESISRTKKLRVVRVALWYLKSRGLAGVPVRFDVVAVQWRGEDLRIRWIPGAFDAQGLG
- the rsmI gene encoding 16S rRNA (cytidine(1402)-2'-O)-methyltransferase; translation: MREKRKGKGDTAESHDVGTLYVVATPIGNLADITLRALDVLRSVAYVVAEDTRHTRKLLSAHQIRVPMLSCHAHTSPEGLTKIVDILRKGVNVALVTDAGTPGISDPGVALIQEALKGGHKVVPVPGPSAVITALSVSGLSPQPFVFLGFPPPKGAARTRFFHQYATLSMTRVLYESPRRLLRTLQDILNHWGNLRVAVARELTKVHEEVFRGTISEAMHFYSEGTRGELTLVVEGAPKEAAFESLEAASWQDILKNYLDQGNSVKDAVEKVLKTYKIRRREVYRAALNLGLHKNE
- a CDS encoding DUF3536 domain-containing protein, whose product is MTAKPQGAMRCVCLHGHFYQPPRENPWLDVVPREPSADPDHDWNQRITNECYRPNTAARIVDHENRILALRNNYEWLSFDFGPTLTAWLEKHVPWVIHRLVEADRRSAQRLAGRGNAVAQAYHHIILPLANRRDKETQIAWGIAEFRYRYGRNPDGLWLPETAVDHETLALLADAGIRFTVLAPHQAARWRFLEGESTIWRDVRDGSIPYGRAYRCRCLNGKWIHLFFYNAEIARGIAFERLLEHSSRLLGAFQEGFADPEVRADEPWLVHAATDGESYGHHFKFGDMALAAAFQAVEKDSTIEVVNYAAFLDRFPVRAEVEIVPETAWSCAHGVGRWRTDCGCHSGAHPEWHQKWREPLREALDTVRDALGLHFEKEGSKRLRDPWAARNDYIHVLLKGAEEKEAFFQRHQRKPLGPEDRRCVLELMEMQKETMAMYTSCGWFFDDVSGLETQIILAHACRAMELALKTGAASVEESFLKILEKAPSNLSEMGNGALVYRRLVLPKRVTAQRVCAGAAMEALALRVPPRERIHIFAVRALQERFLCEYPVPCQMGIMEVEDLRTERSERFGYAAIHFGGLDLRVSVKPMENLASFEPLVRNLQTCAVEGTASMLRCLDELPEAEAYSLKDVPEDVRMGIASKLAQDHLRFYTEFQKRFFNAHQGLLWSLREWGITLPSDIKDSVRRVLERQILDVLEPLLQEGNMEEGRFRENGGEGTFRRQTLLARLESLRLSLASWGVSQELPEVHRALTQAVRKELRRLLDSQTLYLERLCLLVDVAQTLQVAFRDWWIPTLWWELSKHLQSGDLKGAYRSCLRTLDALSACTFSPDSSPATPRADSHGPDQLS